One segment of Rattus norvegicus strain BN/NHsdMcwi chromosome 16, GRCr8, whole genome shotgun sequence DNA contains the following:
- the Gtpbp3 gene encoding tRNA modification GTPase GTPBP3, mitochondrial precursor translates to MWRGLSALVTRPASAPLRLCARCSTGAESLVPGSTIFALSSGQGRCAIAVIRTSGPASGLALRSLTALREPPPARSACLRLLRHPCSGEPLDRSLVLWFPGPQSFTGEDCMELHVHGGPAVVSGVLQALGSVPGLRPAKAGEFTRRAFAHGKLSLTEVEGLADLIHAETEAQRRQALRQLDGELSQLCQGWAKTLTKALAHVEAYIDFGEDDNLEEGVLEQVDRDVRALEVALSSHLRDARRGQRLRSGANVVVAGPPNAGKSSLVNLLSQKPVSIVSPEPGTTRDILETPVDLAGFPVLLSDTAGLREGAGAVEQEGVRRARQRLEQADIILGMLDASDLASSSSCSFLDTVVAPLVAQSHDSGRQRLLLLLNKSDLLSANAPASSTALPPHLLLSCHTGAGMDALLQALKTELAAVCGDPSTGPPLLTRARHQYHLQGCLDALGRFQLTTDLALAAEALRQARRQLSHLTGGGGTEEILDLIFQDFCVGK, encoded by the exons ATGTGGCGTGGGCTAAGCGCCCTGGTGACCCGGCCGGCAAGTGCGCCCCTCAG GCTGTGCGCACGCTGCAGCACCGGTGCAGAGTCCTTGGTCCCCGGGAGCACCATCTTTGCGCTCAGCTCCGGCCAGGGACGCTGCGCCATCGCAGTGATCCGCACCAGCGGCCCAGCCAGTGGGCTCGCGCTCCGCAGCCTCACGGCTCTCCGGGAGCCGCCTCCGGCCCGCAGCGCCTGCTTGCGCCTTCTCCGCCACCCTTGCTCCGGGGAGCCACTGGACCGCTCACTCGTCCTCTGGTTTCCAG GCCCCCAGAGTTTCACGGGTGAGGATTGCATGGAGTTGCACGTACACGGAGGTCCTGCGGTGGTCAGCGGTGTCCTGCAGGCATTGG GTAGTGTGCCAGGACTTCGCCCAGCCAAGGCCGGGGAGTTCACCAGGAGGGCCTTTGCCCATGGCAAACTGAGCCTGACTGAAGTGGAGGGACTTGCGGATCTGATCCATGCAGAAACAGAGGCCCAGCGTCGACAGGCCTTGAGGCAGCTGGATGGGGAACTGAGCCAGCTGTGCCAGGGCTGGGCGAAGACCCTCACCAAG gcTCTGGCCCATGTGGAGGCCTACATTGACTTCGGAGAGGATGATAATTTGGAAGAGGGTGTGTTGGAGCAGG TGGACAGAGATGTGCGGGCCCTGGAGGTGGCACTGAGTTCCCACCTGCGAGATGCCAGACGTGGACAGAGGCTCCGCTCAGGGGCAAACGTTGTGGTCGCCGGACCGCCCAATGCGGGCAAGAGCAGTCTAGTGAATCTGCTCA GCCAGAAGCCAGTGTCCATTGTGTCCCCAGAGCCCGGGACCACCCGTGACATCTTGGAGACTCCTGTGGACCTGGCTGGGTTTCCTGTCTTGTTGAGCGACACCGCGGGGCTTCGGGAAGGTGCAGGTGCTGTTGAGCAGGAGGGAGTGCGCAGGGCCCGCCAGAG GCTGGAGCAAGCTGACATCATCCTGGGGATGCTGGATGCCTCCGACCTGGCTTCCTCCTCTAGCTGCAGCTTCCTGGACACTGTGGTGGCCCCACTGGTAGCACAAAGCCATGACAGTGGCAGGCAGcgcctcctgctgctgctcaacAAATCTGATCTGCTGTCTGCTAATGCCCCAGCCAGCAGCACAGCCCTGCCTCCTCACCTGCTTCTGTCCTGCCACACTGGAGCTGGGATGGACGCCCTCCTGCAGGCCCTGAAGACTGAACTGGCTGCAGT GTGTGGGGACCCATCCACAGGACCGCCGCTCTTGACCCGAGCTAGGCACCAGTACCACCTCCAGGGCTGCCTGGATGCCCTGGGCCGCTTCCAGCTGACCACAGATCTGGCTCTGGCCGCCGAGGCCCTGCGCCAGGCTCGGAGACAGCTAAGCCACCTCACAGGTGGAGGGGGAACCGAGGAGATCCTGGACCTCATCTTCCAGGACTTCTGTGTGGGCAAGTGA